A portion of the Rhodopseudomonas sp. BAL398 genome contains these proteins:
- a CDS encoding DHA2 family efflux MFS transporter permease subunit, translating to MTAPAKVESAPSASLSDWIAVIGGALGALMATLDISITNTALPQIQGAIGASGTEGTWIGTGYLVAEVVMIPLAAWLMRLMGLRTLLLVTSIAFVMFSIFCGLAEGLTQMIVGRVGQGFFGGALIPTAQVIIRTRLPPHQMPVGMSIFGVIVLLGPVLGPVFGGYLAEEVSWHWCFFINLPVGIALVTLLLVGLPAQKANFALLADADWLGIVGMTMAFSCLTVVFEEGQREQWFESSLIVYLSLASLVGFLILLVAQMTSRDPVLKLRLLRNRAFGGATLLVFVVGAGLYGCTFIVPQFLSLIAGFNARQAGSIMALAALPTFVLMPILPRIIGRLDTRVMVALGLAFFAASCFADVGLSPDTSGGDFTVSQLLRGVGQILAMMPLNQASMVAVGRENAADGAGIYSMARNLGGSVGLSLSGIFIDRQTAVHSATIRESVTANSVLAQTRLAANGIAQGLDAATAKLRAMAQLSAQIDRHALIMTFSDTFWIMGIVLLAAIPVVMLLRRPELGTAISEGH from the coding sequence ATGACTGCTCCGGCAAAGGTTGAAAGCGCGCCATCCGCCAGTCTCTCCGACTGGATCGCGGTGATCGGCGGAGCATTGGGCGCGCTGATGGCGACGCTCGACATCTCGATCACCAATACGGCGTTGCCGCAGATTCAAGGCGCGATCGGCGCGAGCGGAACGGAAGGTACGTGGATCGGCACCGGCTACCTTGTGGCCGAAGTGGTCATGATCCCGCTGGCCGCGTGGCTGATGCGGTTGATGGGCCTTCGCACCTTGTTGCTGGTCACGAGCATCGCGTTCGTGATGTTCTCAATCTTTTGCGGGCTTGCCGAGGGCCTGACGCAAATGATCGTTGGTCGCGTCGGACAAGGCTTTTTTGGTGGCGCCCTCATTCCCACGGCGCAGGTGATCATCCGCACCCGTCTGCCGCCCCATCAAATGCCCGTCGGCATGAGCATCTTCGGTGTGATCGTGCTGCTCGGTCCCGTGCTTGGGCCGGTTTTCGGCGGCTATCTCGCCGAGGAGGTCAGCTGGCATTGGTGCTTCTTCATCAACCTGCCGGTCGGGATCGCACTGGTGACGCTGCTGCTTGTCGGTCTGCCGGCGCAGAAGGCCAATTTCGCACTGCTGGCCGACGCGGATTGGCTCGGCATCGTCGGCATGACGATGGCCTTCAGCTGCCTGACGGTCGTGTTCGAGGAAGGCCAGCGGGAGCAATGGTTTGAATCGTCGCTGATCGTCTATCTGTCGCTGGCCTCGCTGGTCGGCTTCCTGATCCTTCTCGTGGCGCAGATGACGAGCCGCGATCCGGTCCTCAAGCTGCGCCTGTTGCGCAACCGTGCGTTTGGCGGAGCGACGCTTCTGGTGTTCGTCGTCGGCGCTGGCCTTTATGGTTGCACGTTCATCGTCCCGCAATTCCTCAGCCTGATCGCAGGCTTCAACGCGCGCCAGGCCGGTTCGATCATGGCTTTGGCTGCGCTGCCGACCTTCGTGCTGATGCCGATCCTGCCCCGCATTATCGGCCGCCTCGACACGCGCGTGATGGTCGCGCTGGGACTGGCGTTCTTCGCGGCCAGTTGCTTCGCCGATGTCGGTTTGAGCCCGGACACCTCCGGTGGCGATTTCACGGTGTCCCAGCTTCTGCGCGGCGTCGGCCAGATCCTGGCGATGATGCCGCTCAACCAGGCCTCCATGGTGGCCGTCGGACGGGAGAATGCCGCCGACGGCGCTGGGATCTATAGCATGGCGCGCAATCTCGGCGGCTCGGTGGGGCTTTCCCTAAGCGGTATCTTCATCGACCGGCAAACCGCGGTGCATTCGGCGACCATCCGGGAAAGCGTCACCGCCAATTCGGTACTGGCGCAAACGCGATTGGCTGCCAATGGAATCGCTCAGGGCCTCGATGCGGCAACCGCAAAGCTGAGGGCGATGGCGCAATTGTCGGCGCAGATCGACCGGCATGCCCTTATCATGACCTTTAGCGATACATTCTGGATCATGGGAATCGTTCTTCTCGCAGCCATTCCTGTCGTCATGCTGCTGCGCCGCCCGGAGCTAGGCACGGCGATATCCGAAGGACATTGA
- the hpnC gene encoding squalene synthase HpnC yields the protein MTSANELRSGKTHRDENFPVASWIIHPRHRALILAFYNFVRTADDIADHAALDGAAKLGFLDLLEAELLGQGDSQPEAVDLRRALAERGMPPRHALDVLIAFRMDVNKLRYENWDEVIHYCRYSAMPVGRFMLDVHGESTSTWAASDALCAALQINNHLQDCGKDYRDLNRVYLPRDALQAAGAEAEALGQTRASPALLQCLQALAARNEGLLAQSRLLGGEVKDLRLGLEISVIQAFADKIVQLLKQRDPLSERVHLRPVELLAQSAGGIAAELARRVIGRRPLSKPAPRA from the coding sequence ATGACCTCCGCGAACGAATTGCGATCCGGCAAGACCCATCGGGACGAGAATTTCCCGGTGGCGTCGTGGATCATCCATCCGCGACACCGGGCGCTGATTCTCGCCTTCTATAATTTCGTCCGCACCGCCGACGACATCGCCGATCACGCCGCGCTCGATGGCGCCGCGAAACTCGGTTTTCTCGACCTGCTGGAAGCCGAATTGCTCGGGCAGGGCGACAGCCAGCCCGAGGCGGTCGATCTGCGGCGCGCGCTCGCCGAACGCGGCATGCCGCCGCGCCACGCGCTCGACGTGCTGATCGCGTTTCGCATGGACGTCAACAAGCTGCGTTACGAGAATTGGGACGAGGTCATTCACTATTGCCGCTATTCGGCGATGCCAGTGGGGCGCTTCATGCTCGACGTCCATGGCGAGAGCACGTCGACCTGGGCGGCGTCGGATGCGCTATGTGCGGCGTTGCAGATCAACAATCATCTGCAGGATTGCGGCAAGGATTATCGCGACCTCAACCGGGTCTATCTGCCGCGCGACGCGCTGCAAGCCGCCGGCGCCGAGGCCGAGGCGCTCGGACAGACCCGCGCCTCGCCGGCGCTGCTGCAATGCCTGCAGGCGCTCGCCGCGCGCAATGAGGGCTTGCTGGCGCAGAGCCGGTTGCTCGGCGGCGAGGTCAAGGATCTGCGGCTCGGGCTGGAGATCTCGGTGATCCAGGCCTTCGCCGACAAGATCGTGCAGCTGCTCAAGCAGCGCGATCCGCTAAGCGAGCGGGTGCATCTGCGGCCGGTCGAATTGCTGGCGCAAAGCGCCGGCGGCATCGCCGCCGAACTGGCGCGCCGCGTGATCGGCCGGCGCCCCTTGTCGAAGCCGGCGCCGCGCGCATGA
- the hpnD gene encoding presqualene diphosphate synthase HpnD produces the protein MNQQSPNAPAQHQGAAHGSSFYAAMRILPRAQREAMFQVYSFCRYVDDIADSDGPRDARLAQLQQWREDIDALYRGEPPERLQDYQQSVRDFGLKREDFLAIIDGMEMDVPADIRAPDEATLDLYCDRVASAVGRLSVRIFGLPEADGIELAHHLGRALQLTNILRDIDEDAGIGRLYLPREGLLRAGISSTDPREVAQHPALTLVCDPLVARAQAHFKNADAVMDRNRRRVVRAPRIMSKYYHGILRLLIARGFALPRAPVRLGSASRIAILLQYAII, from the coding sequence ATGAACCAGCAATCCCCGAACGCGCCGGCCCAGCACCAGGGCGCTGCCCATGGCAGTTCGTTCTACGCCGCGATGCGCATCCTGCCGCGGGCGCAGCGCGAGGCCATGTTCCAGGTCTACAGCTTCTGCCGCTATGTCGACGACATCGCCGATTCCGACGGGCCGCGCGACGCCCGCCTGGCGCAGTTGCAGCAATGGCGCGAAGACATCGACGCGCTGTATCGCGGCGAGCCGCCGGAGCGGCTGCAGGACTATCAGCAATCGGTGCGCGACTTCGGCCTCAAGCGCGAGGACTTCCTCGCCATCATCGACGGCATGGAGATGGACGTGCCCGCCGACATCCGGGCGCCCGACGAGGCGACGCTGGATCTGTATTGCGACCGGGTCGCCTCCGCGGTCGGCCGGCTGTCAGTGCGGATTTTTGGCCTGCCCGAGGCCGATGGCATCGAACTGGCGCATCATCTGGGCCGCGCGCTGCAATTGACCAATATCCTGCGCGACATCGACGAGGACGCCGGAATCGGCCGGCTCTATCTGCCGCGCGAAGGCTTGCTGCGCGCCGGGATATCCAGCACCGATCCGCGCGAAGTGGCGCAGCACCCGGCGCTGACGCTGGTCTGCGATCCGCTGGTCGCGCGCGCGCAGGCGCATTTCAAGAACGCCGACGCGGTGATGGACCGCAACCGGCGCCGCGTGGTGCGGGCGCCGCGGATCATGTCGAAATATTATCATGGGATCCTGCGCTTGCTGATCGCGCGCGGCTTCGCGCTGCCGCGCGCGCCGGTGCGGCTCGGCTCGGCGTCGCGCATCGCGATCCTGCTGCAATACGCGATCATCTGA
- the hpnE gene encoding hydroxysqualene dehydroxylase HpnE, protein MPGTVHIIGAGLSGLSAAIRLAGAGRQVQLHEAMQQAGGRCRSYFDAATGLTIDNGNHLLLSGNRAALAYARSIGTEAGLVGPASAEFHFIDVGTGKRWQLRLGDGRLPLWVLDKQSRVPDTGLRDYLALMPLIWASPSRLIGDTIPCEGTLYRRLVQPLLLAALNVDPPEGSAGLAGAVVRETLLAGGAACRPLIARDGLSAVLVEPALDKLRHSGAGVQFGHELRGFGKLGDRLGELDFGGDRVAVGPEDAVVLAVPPRPAAALLPGLPTPRKYRAIVNAHFRFTPPPHLPALTGVIGGLVEWLFAFPDRLSITISNGDRLVELPREELALSIWQEICKIAGITAELPAWQIVRERRATFEATPEQNALRPGPVTQYKNLFLAGDWTDTGVPATIEGSVRSGNRAADLVLAMRQP, encoded by the coding sequence ATGCCAGGCACCGTTCACATCATTGGCGCGGGCCTGTCCGGATTGTCGGCGGCGATCCGGCTGGCCGGCGCCGGCCGCCAGGTCCAGCTCCACGAGGCGATGCAGCAGGCCGGCGGCCGCTGCCGCTCCTATTTCGATGCCGCCACCGGACTGACCATCGACAACGGCAATCATCTGCTGCTGTCGGGCAATCGCGCGGCTTTGGCCTATGCGCGGTCGATCGGGACCGAGGCCGGCCTGGTCGGGCCGGCGAGCGCCGAATTTCATTTCATCGATGTCGGCACCGGCAAGCGCTGGCAGCTCAGGCTCGGCGACGGCCGGCTGCCGCTGTGGGTGCTCGACAAGCAAAGCCGCGTGCCGGACACCGGCCTGCGCGATTATCTGGCCTTGATGCCGTTGATCTGGGCCTCGCCGAGCCGGCTGATTGGCGACACCATTCCCTGCGAGGGCACGCTGTACCGGCGCCTGGTGCAGCCGCTGCTGCTGGCGGCGCTCAATGTCGACCCGCCGGAAGGCTCGGCCGGGCTGGCCGGCGCGGTGGTGCGCGAGACCCTGCTGGCCGGCGGGGCGGCCTGCCGACCGCTGATCGCGCGCGACGGCTTGAGCGCGGTCCTGGTCGAGCCCGCGCTCGACAAATTGCGCCACAGCGGCGCGGGGGTGCAGTTCGGCCATGAGCTGCGCGGCTTCGGCAAGTTGGGCGACCGCCTCGGCGAACTGGATTTCGGCGGCGACCGCGTCGCGGTCGGCCCCGAGGATGCGGTGGTGCTGGCGGTGCCGCCGCGCCCGGCCGCGGCGCTGCTGCCGGGCCTGCCGACGCCGCGCAAATATCGGGCGATCGTCAACGCGCATTTCCGCTTCACGCCGCCGCCGCATCTGCCGGCCCTGACCGGGGTGATCGGCGGGCTGGTGGAATGGCTGTTCGCCTTCCCCGACCGATTGTCGATCACCATCAGCAATGGCGACCGGCTGGTCGAACTGCCGCGGGAGGAATTGGCGCTGTCGATCTGGCAGGAAATCTGTAAGATCGCCGGCATCACCGCCGAATTGCCGGCGTGGCAGATTGTGCGTGAGCGCCGCGCCACCTTCGAGGCGACACCGGAGCAGAACGCGCTGCGGCCCGGCCCGGTGACCCAGTATAAAAACCTGTTTCTCGCCGGCGACTGGACTGATACGGGGGTGCCAGCCACCATCGAAGGCTCGGTGCGGTCCGGCAACCGTGCCGCCGACCTCGTCCTGGCGATGCGCCAGCCCTAG
- a CDS encoding HlyD family secretion protein, with amino-acid sequence MSVAVVPKPTAFDQSDVEPVAVSPAGKTTGAGKISRSRLVLGAAAALAITIGAVYFHHWYVAGRFIENTDNAYLRADQVSMAPRVSGYVTDIYVQNNDEVTAGQPLIKVDARRYEVALRQAKATVHAREADVEKSEADLRQQDAMIAQAQADEDNADLAVDLAQKELDRSARLVARGVTSQQQNDQAQNALKRAQSVKLLKKAVLDGAQRQVAMRAAEIDQARAQLAAAQESQHQAELDLDDTTLRASIAGRVGDRTAQVGQFVQPGTLLLTVVPTRQLYLVANFKETQIEKMRAGQPADIKVDAYPGLALHGTVDSFAPGTGSQFALLPPENATGNFTKIVQRVPVRIRVDAPTSNAPALVPGLSVTVSVDTNANARVRQAQADGSVQ; translated from the coding sequence ATGAGCGTTGCAGTGGTGCCAAAGCCGACGGCCTTCGACCAAAGCGACGTCGAGCCTGTGGCCGTTTCGCCCGCCGGGAAAACCACCGGCGCCGGAAAAATCAGCCGGAGTCGCCTGGTACTGGGCGCGGCGGCGGCGTTGGCAATCACCATTGGCGCCGTCTATTTCCACCACTGGTACGTCGCTGGCCGCTTTATCGAGAACACGGATAACGCCTATCTGCGGGCCGATCAGGTCTCGATGGCACCCCGGGTCTCCGGCTATGTCACCGATATCTATGTGCAAAACAATGATGAAGTCACCGCCGGTCAGCCGCTGATCAAGGTCGATGCGCGGCGCTACGAAGTCGCGCTACGTCAAGCCAAGGCGACGGTTCATGCGCGAGAGGCGGATGTCGAGAAGAGCGAGGCTGATCTTCGGCAACAGGATGCCATGATCGCCCAGGCGCAGGCCGACGAAGACAATGCTGACCTCGCCGTCGATCTGGCGCAGAAGGAATTGGACCGCTCTGCAAGGCTGGTGGCGCGGGGAGTCACCAGCCAGCAGCAGAATGATCAGGCGCAAAATGCGCTGAAGCGGGCGCAGTCAGTAAAGCTTTTGAAAAAGGCTGTCCTTGACGGAGCGCAGCGTCAGGTTGCGATGCGCGCGGCTGAGATCGATCAGGCGCGTGCGCAGCTCGCCGCCGCGCAGGAAAGTCAGCACCAGGCGGAGCTTGATCTGGATGACACGACGCTGCGCGCGTCGATTGCCGGGCGAGTGGGGGACCGCACGGCGCAGGTCGGCCAGTTCGTCCAACCGGGAACACTGCTGTTGACGGTCGTGCCGACGCGCCAACTTTATCTGGTGGCCAACTTCAAAGAAACCCAGATCGAGAAAATGCGGGCGGGCCAGCCTGCGGACATCAAGGTCGACGCCTATCCTGGGCTTGCCTTGCACGGCACAGTCGACAGCTTCGCACCGGGGACCGGGTCTCAGTTCGCGCTGCTACCACCGGAGAACGCGACTGGGAATTTCACCAAGATCGTTCAGCGCGTGCCCGTCCGCATTCGCGTCGATGCCCCGACCAGCAATGCTCCGGCTCTGGTCCCCGGTCTGTCGGTGACGGTTTCGGTGGATACCAATGCGAACGCGCGGGTCCGTCAGGCGCAGGCGGACGGGTCGGTTCAATGA
- the hpnH gene encoding adenosyl-hopene transferase HpnH, with protein MAIPFFKEIKIGAYLVKQKMLGRKHYPLVLMLEPLFRCNLACVGCGKIDYPDAILDRRMSAQECWDAAEECGAPMVAIPGGEPLIHREIGEIVRGLVARKKFVSLCTNALLLEKKLHLFEPSPYLFFSVHLDGMKDHHDKAVSQQGVFDRAVKAIKAAKAKGFAVNVNATIFDGHAAEDIAKFMDFTTELGVGVSMSPGYAYERAPDQEHFLNRTKTKKLFRDVFALGKGKKWNFMHSGLFLDFLAGNQSFECTPWGMPARNIFGWQKPCYLLGEGYTKTFKELMETTDWEKYGTGKYEKCADCMAHCGYEPTAANASLVNPLKALWVAIRGVRTEGPMAPEIDLTKQRPAQYIFSEQVQKTLSEIRRDEAAGIAQKAQQKASTAA; from the coding sequence ATGGCAATCCCGTTTTTCAAAGAGATCAAGATCGGCGCCTACCTGGTGAAGCAGAAGATGCTCGGCAGGAAGCACTACCCGCTGGTGTTGATGCTCGAGCCGCTGTTTCGCTGCAACCTGGCCTGCGTCGGCTGCGGCAAGATCGATTATCCCGACGCCATTCTCGACCGCCGCATGAGCGCGCAGGAATGCTGGGACGCCGCCGAGGAATGCGGCGCGCCGATGGTGGCGATTCCGGGCGGCGAGCCATTGATCCATCGCGAGATCGGCGAGATCGTGCGCGGCCTGGTGGCGCGCAAGAAGTTCGTCTCGCTGTGCACCAACGCGCTACTGCTGGAAAAGAAGCTGCATCTGTTCGAACCGTCGCCCTATCTGTTCTTCTCGGTGCATCTCGACGGCATGAAGGATCACCACGACAAGGCGGTGTCGCAGCAGGGCGTGTTCGACCGCGCCGTCAAGGCGATCAAGGCCGCCAAGGCCAAGGGTTTCGCGGTCAACGTCAACGCCACGATCTTCGACGGCCATGCCGCCGAGGACATCGCCAAATTCATGGATTTCACCACCGAGCTCGGCGTCGGCGTGTCGATGTCGCCGGGCTATGCCTATGAGCGGGCGCCCGATCAGGAGCACTTCCTCAACCGCACCAAGACCAAGAAGCTGTTCCGCGACGTCTTCGCGCTGGGCAAGGGCAAGAAGTGGAACTTCATGCATTCCGGCCTGTTCCTGGACTTCCTCGCCGGCAATCAGTCGTTCGAATGCACCCCCTGGGGGATGCCGGCGCGCAACATCTTCGGCTGGCAGAAGCCGTGCTATTTGCTCGGCGAGGGCTACACCAAGACCTTCAAGGAATTGATGGAGACCACCGACTGGGAGAAATACGGCACCGGCAAATATGAAAAGTGCGCCGACTGCATGGCGCATTGCGGCTACGAGCCGACCGCCGCCAATGCCTCGCTGGTCAATCCGTTGAAGGCGCTGTGGGTCGCGATCCGCGGCGTGCGCACCGAGGGCCCGATGGCGCCGGAGATCGACCTGACCAAGCAGCGCCCGGCGCAGTACATCTTCTCCGAGCAGGTGCAGAAGACGCTGTCGGAGATCCGCCGCGACGAGGCCGCCGGCATCGCCCAGAAGGCCCAGCAAAAGGCCAGCACCGCGGCCTGA
- a CDS encoding phosphorylase, translating to MILGAVGGTSAVDLVDPRPVLIVTGLLQEARIAAGPGLTVICSSSDPKQLRALLAKFDASSIRGVISFGVAGGLDPALKSGDVVIATEVTAGGSRWEATPALTEELIGSTGLGGQHVVRGGLAGVEQVVAARAAKAVLHSETGAAAVDMESHIAAAYAFEAGLPFAALRVISDPASRALPAVVASAIKPNGDIDLAKVLRGVARHPTSIRSLVSTGIDFNRALRSLRGCRSFMLDGVLGSGGFVAADL from the coding sequence GTGATTTTGGGGGCGGTGGGCGGCACGTCCGCGGTCGATCTAGTTGATCCGCGGCCGGTTTTGATTGTGACGGGGCTTTTGCAGGAAGCCCGGATCGCGGCGGGACCCGGATTGACGGTGATCTGCAGCAGTAGCGATCCCAAGCAATTGCGGGCTCTTCTGGCGAAATTCGATGCCTCGTCGATTCGCGGCGTGATCAGCTTCGGCGTGGCCGGCGGTCTCGATCCGGCGCTCAAATCCGGCGATGTGGTGATTGCCACAGAGGTCACGGCGGGCGGATCCCGCTGGGAGGCCACGCCAGCATTGACCGAGGAATTGATCGGCAGCACCGGCCTGGGTGGCCAGCATGTGGTCCGCGGCGGTCTGGCCGGTGTCGAGCAGGTGGTCGCGGCGCGCGCCGCCAAGGCGGTGCTGCATTCCGAGACCGGGGCCGCCGCCGTCGACATGGAAAGCCATATCGCCGCCGCCTATGCCTTCGAGGCCGGCCTGCCATTCGCCGCCTTGCGGGTGATCAGCGATCCCGCCAGCCGCGCGCTGCCGGCGGTGGTTGCCTCCGCGATCAAGCCGAATGGCGATATCGACCTGGCCAAGGTGTTGCGCGGCGTCGCCCGCCATCCGACGTCGATCCGGTCATTGGTATCGACCGGAATCGATTTCAACCGCGCCCTGCGCAGCTTGCGCGGCTGTCGGAGTTTCATGCTCGACGGCGTTTTGGGCAGCGGCGGCTTCGTCGCGGCGGATCTCTGA
- the shc gene encoding squalene--hopene cyclase: MHSGTIDSAAAGGDALEASIDAARQALLGYRQSDGHWVFELEADCTIPSEYVLLRHYLGEPVDAALEAKIAVYLRRIQGPHGGWPLVHDGDFDMSASVKAYFALKMIGDSVDAPHMARAREAIRARGGAIHANVFTRFLLTMFGILTWRSVPVLPVEIMLLPMWSPFHLNKISYWARTTIVPLMVLTALKPRAINRLGVGLDELFLQDPRSIGMPARAPHQNRGMFKLFGAIDVVLRAIEPLIPKRLRKHAIDLAVAFVEERLNGEDGLGAIYPPMANTVMMYKVLGFPEDHPPRAITRRGIDKLLVIHDDEAYCQPCVSPIWDTSLTCHALIEAGGGEVAQPVRDGLDWLLPKQVLDVEGDWAVKAPNVRPGGWAFQYNNAHYPDLDDTAVVVMAMDRARRDRPSLAYDTAIARAREWIEGMQSDDGGWAAFDVNNTEYYLNNIPFSDHGAMLDPPTEDVTARCVSMLTQLGETAQSSKAVARGVDYLLKTQLAEGSWYGRWGLNYIYGTWSVLCALNAAGLDHQHAAIRKAVAWLASIQNPDGGWGEDATSYRLDYQGHEKSPSTASQTAWALLALMAAGEVDHPAVARGVDYLKTTQTEKGVWDELRYTGSGFPRVFYLRYHGYAKFFPLWALARYRNLRATNSKVVGVGM, translated from the coding sequence ATGCATTCGGGTACGATTGATTCCGCGGCCGCTGGCGGCGACGCGCTCGAAGCCAGTATCGACGCGGCGCGGCAGGCCTTGCTGGGCTACCGCCAATCCGACGGCCATTGGGTGTTCGAGCTCGAGGCCGATTGCACCATCCCGTCCGAATATGTGCTGCTGCGGCACTATCTGGGCGAGCCGGTCGATGCCGCGCTGGAAGCCAAGATTGCGGTCTATCTGCGCCGCATCCAGGGCCCCCATGGTGGCTGGCCGCTGGTCCATGACGGCGATTTCGATATGAGCGCCAGCGTGAAGGCCTATTTCGCGCTGAAGATGATCGGCGACAGCGTCGACGCGCCGCATATGGCGCGGGCGCGCGAGGCGATCCGCGCGCGCGGTGGCGCCATCCACGCCAACGTCTTCACCCGCTTTCTGCTGACGATGTTCGGGATCCTGACCTGGCGCAGCGTGCCGGTGCTGCCGGTCGAGATCATGCTGCTGCCAATGTGGTCGCCGTTCCATCTCAACAAGATCTCCTATTGGGCGCGCACCACGATCGTGCCGTTGATGGTGCTGACGGCGTTGAAGCCGCGGGCGATCAACCGGCTGGGCGTGGGCCTCGACGAATTGTTTCTGCAGGATCCGCGATCGATCGGGATGCCGGCCAGGGCGCCGCATCAGAACCGTGGCATGTTCAAACTGTTCGGCGCGATCGACGTCGTCCTGCGCGCGATCGAGCCGCTGATTCCGAAGCGGCTGCGCAAACACGCCATCGACCTCGCGGTCGCCTTCGTCGAGGAGCGGTTGAACGGCGAAGACGGGTTGGGGGCGATCTATCCGCCGATGGCCAATACCGTGATGATGTACAAGGTGCTGGGGTTTCCGGAGGACCATCCGCCGCGTGCGATCACCCGCAGGGGTATCGACAAGCTGCTGGTGATCCATGACGACGAGGCCTACTGCCAGCCCTGCGTGTCGCCGATATGGGACACCTCGCTGACCTGTCACGCGCTGATCGAGGCCGGCGGCGGCGAGGTCGCCCAACCGGTCCGCGACGGTCTGGACTGGCTGCTGCCCAAGCAGGTGCTCGACGTCGAGGGCGACTGGGCCGTGAAGGCGCCGAATGTCCGCCCCGGCGGCTGGGCGTTCCAGTACAACAATGCCCATTATCCCGATCTCGACGACACCGCGGTGGTGGTGATGGCGATGGACCGCGCGCGGCGCGACCGGCCGAGCCTGGCTTACGACACCGCGATCGCCCGTGCCCGCGAGTGGATCGAGGGGATGCAGAGCGACGACGGCGGCTGGGCCGCCTTCGATGTCAACAATACCGAATATTATCTGAACAACATTCCGTTCTCCGACCACGGCGCCATGCTGGATCCGCCGACCGAGGACGTAACCGCGCGTTGTGTCTCGATGTTGACGCAACTCGGCGAGACCGCCCAGTCGAGCAAGGCGGTGGCGCGGGGGGTCGATTATCTACTCAAGACCCAGCTCGCCGAAGGCTCGTGGTACGGCCGCTGGGGCCTGAACTACATTTACGGCACCTGGTCGGTGTTGTGCGCGCTGAACGCCGCCGGCCTCGATCACCAGCACGCGGCGATCCGCAAGGCGGTGGCGTGGCTGGCATCGATCCAGAACCCCGATGGCGGCTGGGGCGAGGATGCGACCAGCTACCGGCTCGACTATCAGGGCCACGAAAAATCGCCCTCGACCGCGTCACAAACGGCATGGGCCTTGCTTGCCCTAATGGCTGCGGGCGAGGTCGATCACCCGGCAGTGGCGCGCGGCGTTGATTACCTAAAAACCACACAGACCGAAAAAGGAGTGTGGGACGAGCTGCGCTACACCGGTTCTGGCTTTCCGCGGGTGTTTTATCTGCGGTATCATGGCTATGCAAAATTCTTTCCGCTCTGGGCGCTGGCGCGGTATCGAAATTTGAGAGCCACGAACAGCAAGGTCGTAGGGGTCGGAATGTGA
- a CDS encoding CerR family C-terminal domain-containing protein, with translation MKAARRNNAGTTYPRGEETRARIISTAMTLFGAHGFDGVTTREIAAQAEVPAPSLQYYFENKEGLYDACIEHLLTDAQDTMGPVLSIAEGLLKSGASSDKLIEAYCSFLDCLADFLLGTEDSASRALFVARWRVQPKGPPKPAKTSLGDRLNECCQALVSRIAGDNMTKDEARLVSATINGQLMTLHLAPGHLKKMVGWDDITPARLAKLKQLLRLQTTALLKLHRHERS, from the coding sequence ATGAAGGCCGCGCGACGAAACAATGCCGGGACCACTTATCCGCGTGGGGAAGAAACCCGTGCGCGGATCATCAGCACGGCAATGACGCTGTTTGGCGCACATGGCTTTGACGGTGTCACGACGCGCGAGATCGCGGCGCAAGCAGAAGTGCCCGCCCCCTCGCTGCAATATTATTTCGAGAACAAGGAAGGGCTTTACGACGCCTGCATCGAACATCTCCTGACGGACGCCCAAGATACGATGGGCCCCGTGCTGAGCATCGCCGAGGGACTGCTCAAGAGCGGCGCGAGCAGCGACAAGCTGATCGAGGCCTATTGTTCGTTTCTCGATTGTCTTGCCGATTTCCTGCTCGGAACCGAGGATTCAGCGAGCCGAGCGCTTTTTGTCGCGCGCTGGCGCGTGCAGCCAAAAGGCCCCCCGAAACCGGCCAAGACGTCTCTCGGTGATCGCCTCAATGAGTGCTGTCAGGCCCTCGTCTCGCGGATTGCCGGAGACAACATGACAAAGGACGAAGCGCGCCTGGTGTCAGCCACCATCAACGGCCAATTGATGACGCTCCATCTCGCGCCCGGCCACCTGAAAAAGATGGTTGGCTGGGACGACATCACGCCTGCGCGCTTGGCGAAATTGAAACAGCTCCTGCGTCTGCAAACGACGGCGCTGCTCAAATTGCACAGGCACGAACGCAGTTGA